A single Natrinema pellirubrum DSM 15624 DNA region contains:
- a CDS encoding tubulin/FtsZ family protein — MKVALIGVGQAGGKITERLARFDANMDFGAVQGALAVNSARPDLQSLDVVDTKLIGADRVNGHGVGGDNELGTEVMQADIQQVLGALDGRVTSSAEAIVVVAGLGGGTGSGGAPVLVHNLQQVYDVPVYALGVLPGRNEGALYQANAGRSLKTLLREADSTLLIDNDAWHEQGESVEGAFETINDRIAKRVGLLFASGEAVEGVGESVVDSSEVINTLRAGGVAALGYATEVASDDSAENINTAMTVSRQALLTGTSLPDATTADSALLVIAGQPDAIPRKGVERARRWLEDETGSMQVRGGDFPLDSDRLGALVLLGGAERSDRVQAFMERAREAKEAQEEESTDHAEEFADDRLENLF; from the coding sequence ATGAAAGTAGCCCTGATCGGGGTCGGTCAGGCCGGTGGGAAGATCACCGAACGGCTCGCGAGGTTCGACGCGAACATGGACTTCGGAGCCGTCCAGGGAGCCCTGGCCGTCAACTCCGCGAGGCCCGACCTCCAGTCCCTCGACGTTGTCGATACGAAGCTGATCGGTGCCGACCGCGTCAACGGCCACGGCGTCGGCGGCGACAACGAACTCGGCACGGAAGTGATGCAGGCCGACATCCAGCAAGTACTCGGCGCGCTCGACGGCCGAGTAACCTCGAGCGCCGAAGCGATCGTCGTCGTCGCCGGACTGGGCGGCGGCACCGGCAGCGGCGGCGCGCCCGTGTTGGTCCACAACCTTCAGCAGGTCTACGACGTCCCCGTCTACGCGCTGGGCGTGTTGCCCGGGCGCAACGAGGGGGCGCTGTATCAGGCAAACGCCGGCCGTTCGCTGAAGACGCTGCTGCGGGAGGCCGACTCGACGCTGTTGATCGACAACGACGCCTGGCACGAACAGGGCGAGAGCGTCGAAGGTGCCTTCGAGACGATCAACGACCGGATCGCGAAACGGGTCGGCCTGCTCTTTGCCTCCGGGGAAGCCGTCGAGGGCGTCGGCGAGAGCGTTGTCGACTCGAGCGAGGTCATCAACACCCTCCGAGCGGGCGGGGTCGCGGCGCTTGGCTACGCGACCGAGGTGGCAAGCGACGACAGCGCCGAGAACATCAACACCGCGATGACCGTCTCGCGGCAGGCGCTGTTGACGGGGACGAGCCTGCCCGACGCGACCACGGCCGACTCCGCGCTGTTGGTCATCGCCGGCCAGCCCGACGCCATCCCGCGCAAGGGCGTCGAGCGCGCCCGGCGCTGGCTCGAGGACGAAACCGGCAGCATGCAGGTCCGGGGCGGGGACTTCCCGCTGGACAGCGATCGGCTGGGTGCGCTGGTGTTGCTCGGCGGTGCCGAGCGCTCCGACCGGGTCCAGGCGTTCATGGAACGGGCCCGCGAGGCCAAGGAGGCTCAGGAGGAAGAATCGACAGACCACGCCGAAGAGTTCGCCGACGACCGCCTCGAGAACCTGTTCTGA
- a CDS encoding DUF5791 family protein — protein sequence MFHEQRMTVPDSPADLWAEYADDLAAIVTERGPAKAAAETDLERERLEAVAAGELPELTLEEAAAIQSLAEGAPDPETTKTMALEHLLLGMSTAVLDVDAVESELEIDLDAKEIQQKIESRAPMSFDEFVHVQYVIADGAP from the coding sequence ATGTTCCACGAACAGCGGATGACCGTCCCGGACTCGCCCGCCGACCTCTGGGCCGAGTACGCGGACGACCTCGCGGCGATCGTTACGGAACGTGGCCCCGCCAAAGCGGCCGCCGAAACCGACCTCGAGCGGGAGCGCCTCGAGGCGGTCGCCGCGGGCGAGCTGCCGGAGCTGACCCTCGAGGAGGCCGCGGCGATCCAGTCGCTGGCCGAGGGCGCGCCCGATCCCGAGACGACGAAGACGATGGCGCTGGAACACCTACTGCTGGGAATGTCGACGGCGGTACTCGACGTCGACGCCGTCGAGAGCGAACTCGAGATCGACCTCGATGCCAAGGAGATCCAACAGAAGATCGAGAGCCGCGCGCCGATGTCGTTCGACGAGTTCGTCCACGTCCAGTACGTGATCGCGGACGGCGCGCCGTAG
- a CDS encoding sulfite oxidase: protein MSNTERSENRRREIDDILARKPGTKGVTDLADRYRVVGAADRETYANWLTPVAEHYVCHRNETLDPVAEEWTVELGGAVERDAELEMAAIREEYPTVAVAHTMECAGNGRGYFEPETGSVQWEYGAVSTAFWTGTPLRSVLVDHGAATDDMWLTAVGGDRPEVDGENDRFARSISMEKVLADCVLAYEVNGQPLPPEHGHPVRLLVPGWYGVNSVKWVTELHVTETMVHGEEWTDRDGEDYTRWQQSSYRIHPEGVEPESNATIPTFDTWDQLESAEIDHPYTFDQNVKSTIGAPDDGATVSSEDGPIAVVGVAWAGDDAVTSVEVSTDGGEEWTEAECVGPDYDCAWRLFRYDWEPAPGSHMLVSRATDERGRRQPMRIAAPEDEADDEYPWNEGGYAENACLPHAVEVTVE, encoded by the coding sequence ATGTCGAACACGGAGCGCAGCGAGAACCGGCGTCGGGAGATCGACGACATTCTGGCACGGAAACCCGGCACCAAGGGAGTCACCGATCTCGCGGACCGGTATCGAGTGGTCGGTGCCGCGGACCGGGAGACGTACGCGAACTGGCTGACGCCGGTCGCGGAACACTACGTCTGTCACCGCAACGAGACGCTGGATCCCGTGGCCGAGGAGTGGACCGTCGAACTCGGCGGCGCGGTCGAGCGCGACGCCGAACTCGAGATGGCCGCGATCCGAGAGGAGTATCCGACGGTCGCCGTCGCCCACACGATGGAGTGTGCGGGCAACGGGCGGGGCTACTTCGAGCCCGAGACGGGGAGCGTCCAGTGGGAGTACGGAGCGGTCAGCACCGCGTTCTGGACGGGAACCCCATTGCGGTCGGTCCTCGTCGATCACGGCGCGGCGACCGACGACATGTGGCTCACCGCGGTCGGCGGCGATCGCCCGGAAGTCGACGGCGAGAACGACCGGTTCGCCCGCTCGATTTCGATGGAGAAGGTACTGGCCGACTGCGTCCTCGCCTACGAGGTGAACGGGCAGCCGCTGCCCCCGGAACACGGCCACCCGGTTCGACTGCTCGTCCCCGGCTGGTACGGCGTCAACAGCGTCAAGTGGGTCACCGAACTCCACGTGACCGAGACGATGGTCCACGGCGAGGAGTGGACGGACCGCGACGGGGAAGATTACACCCGTTGGCAGCAGTCGTCCTACCGGATCCACCCTGAGGGCGTCGAACCCGAGTCGAACGCGACGATCCCGACGTTCGACACGTGGGACCAGCTCGAGTCGGCCGAGATCGACCACCCCTACACCTTCGACCAGAACGTCAAGTCGACGATCGGTGCGCCCGACGACGGCGCGACCGTCTCGAGCGAGGACGGGCCGATCGCGGTCGTCGGCGTCGCCTGGGCCGGCGACGACGCGGTGACGAGCGTCGAGGTCTCGACCGACGGCGGTGAGGAGTGGACCGAGGCCGAGTGTGTCGGCCCGGACTACGACTGCGCCTGGCGGCTGTTTCGCTACGACTGGGAGCCCGCGCCGGGCAGCCACATGCTCGTCTCGCGGGCGACCGACGAGCGCGGTCGCCGCCAGCCCATGCGGATCGCAGCACCCGAGGACGAGGCAGACGACGAGTACCCGTGGAACGAGGGCGGCTACGCCGAAAACGCCTGTCTCCCCCACGCGGTCGAGGTCACCGTCGAGTGA
- a CDS encoding SDR family oxidoreductase: MKVAILGCGHVGLELGRQLAARGHEPIGVRRSADGVERIEDAGFEGIRADVTDREALSAVPDVDAVVFAASSGGRGAEAAREVYVEGLQTAIEAFGEREAPPDRLVYTSSTGVHGDHDGDWVDEETPLEPTTEKTEVLAEAERIALELPPEYGVEGTVARYAGLYGPGRYRLERYLEGPVTEGYLNMVHRDDAAGAVRYLLTDDLARGEVVQIVDDEPASKWTFADWLADECGVDRPPKRTKAERLEDDDLSEASRRRILTSKRCSNGKLRDLGYEFAYPTFREGYRDAIDRYRGTEK, from the coding sequence ATGAAGGTTGCAATTCTGGGCTGTGGGCACGTCGGTCTCGAACTGGGCCGCCAGCTCGCGGCGCGGGGCCACGAGCCGATCGGCGTTCGCCGGTCGGCCGATGGGGTCGAGCGGATCGAAGACGCCGGCTTCGAGGGGATTCGAGCCGACGTCACCGACCGCGAGGCGCTTTCGGCGGTTCCCGACGTCGACGCCGTCGTCTTTGCCGCCAGCAGCGGCGGCCGCGGTGCCGAGGCCGCCCGCGAGGTCTACGTCGAAGGGCTACAGACTGCCATCGAGGCCTTCGGCGAGCGCGAGGCCCCCCCGGACCGACTGGTCTACACCTCCTCGACGGGGGTCCACGGCGACCACGACGGCGACTGGGTCGACGAGGAAACGCCCCTCGAGCCGACGACGGAGAAGACCGAGGTGCTGGCCGAGGCCGAACGGATCGCCCTCGAACTGCCCCCGGAGTACGGCGTCGAGGGGACCGTCGCCCGCTACGCCGGCCTCTACGGTCCCGGCCGGTATCGCCTCGAGCGCTACCTCGAGGGGCCGGTCACGGAGGGGTATCTCAATATGGTCCACCGCGACGACGCCGCCGGCGCGGTCCGGTACCTGCTTACGGACGACCTCGCGCGCGGGGAGGTCGTCCAGATCGTCGACGACGAGCCGGCCTCGAAGTGGACGTTCGCGGACTGGCTGGCCGACGAGTGCGGCGTCGACCGGCCGCCCAAGCGGACGAAAGCCGAGCGGCTCGAAGACGACGACCTCTCCGAGGCGAGCCGGCGGCGGATCCTGACGAGCAAACGCTGTTCGAACGGGAAACTGCGCGACCTCGGCTACGAGTTCGCGTATCCGACTTTCCGTGAGGGGTATCGCGACGCGATCGATCGCTATCGCGGGACCGAGAAGTAA
- a CDS encoding DHH family phosphoesterase → MSYRSAPIDGGVVGATPLATESIGDSVRSLEPLVLSLLVLAVVGLAVGGWWVVRWFRRPPGAQLQRLLATHDEVTVLMHPNPDPDAMSCAMGVAAIADAVDTDAELQYAGEIRHQENRAFRTVLELEMDAIDASSQLAADPVVLVDHNTPRGFTGAQTVEPIAVVDHHPGNGAGTKFTDVRTDYGAASTIIVEYLEEIGATLDDGEGSGPEVSPELATGLLYGIQSDTNHLTNGCSRAEFDACATLFSGIDEDLLDRIANPQVSDDVLRVKATAITEKRIEGPFAVCDVGEIGNVDAIPQAADELMHLEGVTAVVVYGEHDGTIHLSGRSRDDRVHMGEALRHAISDIPMASAGGHARMGGGQLSIDHMNGIGPSDGISRDEFEERLFSAMAGER, encoded by the coding sequence ATGAGCTATCGGAGCGCCCCGATCGACGGTGGGGTCGTCGGGGCGACACCGCTCGCGACCGAGTCGATCGGCGACTCGGTGCGCTCCCTCGAGCCGCTCGTTCTCTCCCTGCTGGTGCTTGCCGTCGTCGGGCTCGCCGTCGGCGGCTGGTGGGTCGTGCGGTGGTTCCGGCGGCCGCCAGGCGCGCAGTTACAGCGGCTGCTGGCGACCCACGACGAGGTGACGGTGTTGATGCACCCGAACCCGGATCCCGACGCCATGTCGTGTGCGATGGGCGTCGCGGCGATCGCCGACGCAGTCGACACCGACGCCGAGTTGCAGTACGCCGGCGAGATCCGCCATCAGGAGAACCGGGCGTTCCGGACCGTTCTCGAGTTGGAGATGGACGCGATCGACGCCAGCTCCCAGCTCGCCGCGGACCCGGTCGTCCTGGTCGATCACAACACGCCGCGTGGCTTCACCGGGGCCCAGACCGTCGAGCCGATCGCGGTCGTCGACCACCACCCCGGCAACGGTGCCGGCACGAAGTTCACCGACGTCCGGACCGACTACGGCGCGGCCTCGACGATCATCGTCGAGTACTTAGAGGAGATCGGGGCGACGCTGGACGACGGGGAGGGCAGCGGCCCCGAAGTATCGCCGGAACTCGCGACCGGGCTGCTCTATGGCATCCAGTCGGATACGAACCACCTGACCAACGGCTGCTCGCGGGCCGAGTTCGACGCCTGTGCGACGCTGTTTTCCGGGATCGACGAGGACCTGCTCGATCGGATCGCGAACCCGCAGGTCAGCGACGACGTCCTCCGGGTTAAGGCGACGGCGATCACCGAAAAGCGGATCGAGGGCCCCTTCGCCGTCTGTGACGTCGGCGAGATCGGCAACGTCGATGCGATCCCCCAGGCCGCCGACGAACTCATGCACCTCGAGGGGGTGACGGCCGTCGTCGTCTACGGCGAACACGACGGGACGATCCACCTCTCGGGGCGGTCCCGGGACGATCGGGTCCACATGGGTGAGGCGCTTCGCCACGCCATCAGCGACATTCCGATGGCGAGTGCGGGCGGCCACGCGCGGATGGGCGGCGGCCAGCTCTCGATCGATCACATGAACGGGATCGGTCCTTCCGACGGCATCAGCCGCGATGAGTTCGAAGAGCGCCTCTTCTCTGCGATGGCCGGCGAGCGCTAG
- a CDS encoding carbohydrate kinase family protein encodes MSDDHRDRPASLEHDDPRQIVTLPDGSVDRWYTLGGSGGDRFESADAFADRLAAGDRTFSLEPTAVRPGGQAVNAARQVHALGDRPTLIGHLDHPVFPDFPFETRSMGPPATVRVVDVGGEELQLAEPGPTEDWGLAELLAVVDWDRLVAADALCCTNWVSVRGLTTVFDRLAATPPADPLPIVVDPGPIETVDPAALEGLFDALSRADRADGSITVVLSVNPTEFRAAARVVDVDAEPTADSLAALRAALGLTGVVFHGADAAIGATRAETAVAEMYDVGDPRRTTGAGDRFSAGLTCALARGWALEPALSLGNACAAHFVETGDTADPAAVRALRED; translated from the coding sequence GTGAGCGACGACCATCGCGACCGTCCGGCATCCCTCGAACACGACGACCCCAGACAGATCGTCACGCTTCCCGACGGTAGCGTCGATCGCTGGTACACGCTGGGTGGCTCGGGCGGCGACCGCTTCGAATCGGCCGACGCGTTCGCCGACCGGCTCGCGGCCGGCGACCGCACGTTCTCGCTCGAGCCGACGGCCGTTCGGCCGGGCGGACAGGCGGTCAACGCGGCGCGACAGGTCCACGCCCTCGGCGATCGGCCGACGCTTATCGGCCACCTCGATCATCCGGTGTTTCCCGACTTTCCGTTCGAGACGCGCTCGATGGGGCCGCCGGCGACGGTCCGCGTCGTCGACGTCGGCGGAGAGGAACTCCAGCTCGCCGAACCGGGGCCGACCGAGGACTGGGGACTCGCGGAGCTGCTCGCGGTCGTCGACTGGGATCGGCTCGTCGCCGCGGACGCGCTGTGTTGTACGAACTGGGTTTCGGTCCGGGGCCTCACCACCGTCTTCGACCGGCTGGCGGCGACCCCACCCGCGGATCCGCTTCCGATCGTCGTCGATCCGGGACCGATCGAGACCGTCGACCCGGCCGCGCTCGAGGGGCTGTTCGACGCGCTCTCGCGGGCCGACCGGGCCGACGGCTCGATCACGGTGGTCCTGAGCGTGAACCCGACGGAGTTTCGGGCCGCCGCGCGCGTCGTCGACGTCGACGCCGAGCCCACCGCCGACTCGCTGGCCGCACTTCGCGCTGCGCTCGGCCTCACCGGCGTCGTCTTCCACGGCGCGGACGCGGCCATCGGCGCGACGCGGGCAGAGACCGCCGTCGCGGAGATGTACGACGTCGGCGACCCGCGGCGGACGACCGGTGCCGGCGACCGGTTCTCGGCCGGACTGACCTGTGCGCTGGCCCGCGGGTGGGCCCTCGAGCCGGCGCTGTCGCTTGGAAACGCCTGTGCGGCACACTTCGTCGAAACGGGTGACACGGCCGATCCGGCGGCCGTCCGGGCGCTGCGCGAGGACTAG
- a CDS encoding HVO_0758 family zinc finger protein produces MKSVRKALRDGELEKDTYDRLVCGECEKPLKTENDPDEIKTVRICPDCADEWKEIR; encoded by the coding sequence ATGAAATCAGTCCGGAAGGCACTCCGCGACGGCGAACTCGAGAAAGACACCTACGATCGACTCGTCTGTGGCGAGTGTGAAAAGCCCCTGAAGACCGAAAACGACCCGGACGAGATCAAGACGGTCCGTATCTGTCCCGACTGTGCGGATGAGTGGAAAGAGATCCGGTAA
- a CDS encoding glycosyltransferase family protein produces the protein MEYVQERIATLHEFGEASSAGGARSSAVDAVAETAVVVPMAGRELESPAAARVLGELERLEPSPAAVFVPIRAEPDRVEPFREWLASFALPIRLLWCNAPGVETLFAEAGLDGGFGKGRDVWLALGPAAAVGDAVVVHDADARSYEAEHVHRLLAPLQLEFDFAKGYYARVEDERLYGRLFRLFYAPLVRALADAHDAPILDYLGAFRYALAGEFAATASLARRLRTPRAWGLEVGTLGDAFDVAGFDGSAQVDLGRHVHDHRAVAGDAGLEGMSREVAATLFGVLEDHGVEPAYGSLPERYRAAGEELIAQYRADAAFNALDYEPTAERDQLARYAESIAPPEADTRLPRWTEAPFAPADVLAAARPWRDRRAGSRSQD, from the coding sequence ATGGAGTACGTCCAGGAGCGGATCGCGACGCTCCACGAGTTCGGCGAGGCGAGTTCGGCCGGCGGGGCCCGCTCGAGCGCGGTCGATGCGGTCGCCGAGACGGCCGTCGTCGTCCCCATGGCCGGCCGCGAACTGGAGAGCCCCGCCGCCGCGCGCGTCCTCGGCGAACTCGAGCGCCTCGAGCCCTCGCCGGCCGCGGTCTTCGTGCCGATCCGTGCCGAGCCCGACCGGGTCGAGCCGTTCCGGGAGTGGCTGGCCTCGTTTGCCCTGCCGATCAGGCTCCTCTGGTGTAACGCACCCGGCGTCGAGACGCTGTTCGCCGAGGCGGGGCTCGACGGCGGGTTCGGCAAGGGCCGCGACGTCTGGCTCGCGCTCGGCCCCGCCGCCGCGGTCGGCGACGCGGTCGTCGTCCACGACGCCGACGCCCGCAGCTACGAGGCCGAACACGTCCACCGCCTGCTCGCACCGCTGCAACTGGAGTTCGACTTCGCGAAGGGCTACTACGCCCGCGTCGAGGACGAGCGGCTCTACGGGCGGCTCTTCCGGCTGTTTTACGCGCCGCTCGTGCGGGCGCTGGCCGACGCCCACGACGCCCCGATCCTCGACTACCTCGGGGCGTTTCGCTACGCGCTGGCCGGCGAGTTCGCCGCGACGGCCTCGCTGGCCCGTCGACTGCGCACCCCGCGGGCGTGGGGTCTCGAGGTCGGGACGCTGGGCGACGCCTTCGACGTCGCCGGGTTCGACGGCTCCGCGCAAGTGGATCTAGGCCGGCACGTCCACGACCACCGCGCCGTCGCCGGCGACGCCGGCCTCGAGGGGATGAGCCGGGAAGTGGCCGCGACGCTGTTTGGCGTCCTCGAGGACCACGGCGTCGAGCCCGCCTACGGAAGTCTGCCGGAACGCTACCGGGCCGCCGGCGAGGAGCTGATCGCCCAGTATCGAGCCGACGCCGCGTTCAACGCCCTCGACTACGAGCCCACGGCCGAGCGGGACCAGCTCGCCCGCTACGCCGAGTCGATCGCACCACCGGAAGCCGACACGCGGCTGCCACGCTGGACCGAGGCCCCGTTCGCGCCGGCCGACGTGCTGGCGGCGGCCCGCCCCTGGCGGGACCGCCGCGCCGGCTCGCGCTCGCAAGACTAA
- a CDS encoding DUF7109 family protein produces the protein MDATADELAGVVDLFGGLTRTELERALAEAAYRADGGSIEAAALETAIEDALESFALVRYEPDGDNGGPDGEALLVAGPTAFPTVPEDAEDVPHILEIDRRRLDREALGEAASERLHAAVDSAVAADDTDRMRTLIDVTYDLEAWAPIDCTDERRRLEERLEE, from the coding sequence ATGGACGCGACCGCCGACGAACTGGCCGGCGTGGTCGATCTCTTCGGCGGGCTGACCCGCACGGAACTCGAGCGGGCGCTCGCCGAGGCCGCCTACCGCGCCGACGGGGGGTCGATCGAGGCGGCGGCCCTCGAGACGGCGATCGAGGACGCCCTCGAGTCGTTCGCGCTCGTGCGGTACGAGCCCGATGGGGACAACGGTGGACCCGACGGCGAGGCGCTGTTGGTCGCCGGCCCGACCGCCTTTCCGACGGTTCCGGAGGACGCCGAGGACGTTCCGCACATCCTCGAGATCGACCGCCGACGACTCGACCGCGAGGCGCTGGGTGAGGCCGCCAGCGAACGGCTGCATGCAGCCGTCGACTCGGCCGTCGCCGCGGACGATACGGACCGGATGCGGACCCTGATCGACGTCACCTACGACCTCGAGGCGTGGGCTCCGATCGATTGCACCGACGAACGCCGACGACTGGAGGAACGGCTCGAAGAATGA
- a CDS encoding NUDIX hydrolase, giving the protein MTARLTLEPVASYEPTEITDQEFDAAVLAPIVDRDGEDHLLFTRRADHLGEHPGQMSFPGGGAEPKDGTILDTALREANEEIGLERSEAEVVGQLDDIRTVTEYAVTPFVAHVPDREYVRDESEVAEIVVLPLSGLLDRSNYEYERRSHPYYGEIVIHYFHVDGYTVWGATGRILVQLLELATDFEAPEKVDRSEF; this is encoded by the coding sequence ATGACGGCCCGACTGACGCTCGAGCCGGTCGCAAGCTACGAGCCGACGGAGATCACCGATCAGGAGTTCGACGCGGCCGTTCTCGCGCCGATCGTCGACCGCGACGGCGAGGACCACCTCCTCTTTACCCGGCGGGCCGACCACCTCGGCGAACACCCCGGCCAGATGAGTTTCCCCGGCGGCGGAGCCGAACCCAAAGACGGGACGATCCTCGACACCGCGCTCCGGGAGGCCAACGAGGAGATCGGCCTCGAGCGGAGCGAGGCCGAGGTCGTCGGCCAACTCGACGACATCCGAACCGTCACCGAATACGCCGTCACCCCCTTCGTCGCACACGTCCCCGACCGGGAGTACGTCCGCGATGAGAGCGAGGTCGCCGAGATCGTCGTCCTCCCGCTGTCGGGGCTGCTCGACCGCTCGAACTACGAGTACGAGCGCCGTTCTCACCCCTACTACGGCGAGATCGTGATCCACTACTTCCACGTCGACGGCTACACCGTCTGGGGCGCGACCGGCCGGATCCTGGTGCAACTGCTCGAGTTGGCGACGGATTTCGAAGCACCAGAGAAGGTCGACCGGTCCGAATTCTGA
- a CDS encoding MGMT family protein — translation MDDVTEAGIYARESPYLDRYVQLGAASGRVLSVSFPEIPDDDAEDDHPVLDRIFEYLDTVEEITFEDVQVAMTMPTDRRAVLESVQSIPYGEQVSVETLARMTSGLSHEDDDDLILVRTALDENPAPLLIPDHRVRDGPSAAPPDVEQKLRSLEGL, via the coding sequence ATGGACGACGTTACGGAGGCCGGAATCTACGCGCGGGAATCGCCGTACCTCGATCGATACGTCCAGCTCGGTGCCGCGAGCGGACGCGTCCTGAGCGTCTCGTTCCCGGAGATTCCGGACGACGACGCCGAGGACGACCACCCCGTCCTCGACCGGATCTTCGAATACCTCGACACCGTCGAGGAGATCACCTTCGAGGACGTCCAAGTCGCGATGACGATGCCGACCGACCGGCGGGCAGTCCTCGAGAGCGTCCAGTCGATCCCCTACGGCGAGCAGGTCTCCGTCGAGACGCTCGCCCGGATGACCTCGGGACTGTCCCACGAGGACGACGACGACCTGATTCTCGTCCGGACCGCCCTCGACGAGAACCCCGCCCCGTTGTTGATTCCGGACCACCGCGTGCGCGACGGGCCCAGCGCCGCGCCGCCGGACGTCGAACAGAAGCTCCGGTCGCTCGAGGGGCTCTAA
- the trpC gene encoding indole-3-glycerol phosphate synthase — MDSDTELAPAVRSILEAARGRSGGEGVVDVDARSLPDALAAAEADGRVPVIAEVKPTSPTAEGTRADDPVELAQAMVAGGAAAISVLTEPTHFDGSPEALTRVREAVDVPVLRKDFVLEEDGMDVVEADLLLLIARFVDDLEGLVAAARERGFQPLVEVHDRAELERAIDAGAEIVGVNNRDLARLEVELETFESVAPHARRVTGLENANGDGVSDVPDDVTLIAESGISSPADVRRMREAGADALLVGSAIMDHGTGDSDVTENTRRLTRAESTAGDST; from the coding sequence ATGGACTCCGATACCGAACTCGCCCCGGCAGTCCGATCGATCCTCGAGGCCGCTCGGGGCCGGTCGGGCGGGGAGGGCGTCGTCGACGTCGATGCGCGCTCGCTGCCCGACGCGCTGGCGGCGGCCGAGGCCGACGGGCGGGTCCCAGTGATCGCGGAGGTGAAACCGACGAGTCCGACCGCCGAGGGGACCCGCGCCGACGACCCGGTCGAACTCGCGCAGGCGATGGTCGCGGGCGGCGCGGCGGCGATCTCGGTCCTCACGGAGCCGACCCACTTCGACGGCTCGCCCGAGGCGCTGACCCGGGTCCGCGAGGCCGTCGACGTCCCCGTGTTGCGCAAGGACTTCGTCCTCGAGGAAGACGGGATGGACGTCGTCGAAGCCGACCTGCTCTTGCTGATCGCGCGGTTCGTCGACGACCTCGAGGGTCTGGTCGCTGCGGCCCGCGAGCGGGGGTTCCAGCCGCTCGTGGAAGTCCACGACCGGGCGGAACTCGAGCGGGCCATCGATGCGGGCGCGGAGATCGTCGGCGTGAACAACCGGGATCTGGCGCGGCTCGAGGTGGAACTGGAAACCTTCGAGTCGGTCGCACCCCATGCGAGACGCGTGACGGGTCTCGAGAACGCGAACGGCGACGGCGTGAGCGACGTACCGGACGACGTGACGCTGATCGCCGAGAGCGGGATTTCGTCGCCGGCCGACGTGCGGCGGATGCGCGAGGCAGGTGCCGACGCCCTGTTGGTCGGCAGCGCGATCATGGACCACGGGACGGGCGACAGCGACGTGACCGAGAACACGCGGCGGCTCACGCGGGCGGAATCGACAGCGGGAGACTCCACATGA